A section of the Marinoscillum sp. 108 genome encodes:
- a CDS encoding carcinine hydrolase/isopenicillin-N N-acyltransferase family protein, protein MIKRLSIIPILFLTTTVCWCCTIFCARDQHGQMWAGNNEDFYWYNFSTHIQIVTETDSTLAFIFFDYPNNNFPQGGINEAGLFFDINLVEASEVKNVPFKKVFPGSSSDLMLHMLGRCKSVHEVIELFDSYSLSEMNTAQIHLADKQGNKGIITADSSWLSTQSFQVSTNYNLCHKDDDYKRCWRYPIATSLLKNSEPSFELFSQICDSTAQRQGAFTIYSNVHNLTTGEIWLYYAWNYNNPYKTSFKEMTQLGDTTILFRDLFPEQPVVQAYNKYKSYGFKSGLDVLKNIKNLALRKEKLKLISLDALFLFDFLLQSGRIETTDDDDLISEIIDASDDTELLMLITNQKVSQHNKEMARKKLESIQKSRFNDTLALLAVASIGFIVILIFAFKRKTNKQLTNAKNE, encoded by the coding sequence ATGATCAAAAGACTTAGTATTATTCCGATATTATTCTTGACAACTACAGTGTGCTGGTGTTGCACCATTTTTTGTGCACGAGACCAGCATGGCCAAATGTGGGCTGGCAACAATGAAGACTTTTATTGGTATAATTTTTCAACGCATATCCAAATTGTAACAGAGACAGATTCAACTTTAGCTTTCATATTTTTCGATTATCCTAACAACAATTTTCCCCAAGGTGGAATAAATGAAGCTGGCTTGTTCTTTGATATCAATTTGGTTGAGGCATCAGAAGTAAAAAATGTTCCTTTTAAGAAAGTGTTCCCAGGCTCTTCAAGTGATCTGATGTTGCATATGCTAGGACGGTGCAAATCAGTTCATGAAGTAATTGAACTTTTTGACTCTTACTCCCTATCTGAAATGAATACTGCACAAATCCATTTAGCTGATAAACAAGGAAATAAAGGCATAATAACAGCTGATAGTAGTTGGCTATCTACTCAGAGTTTTCAAGTTTCCACTAATTATAATCTTTGTCACAAAGATGATGACTACAAAAGATGCTGGCGTTACCCTATTGCAACTTCATTGCTGAAAAATTCTGAACCAAGTTTTGAGCTATTCAGTCAGATTTGCGACTCAACCGCCCAGCGCCAGGGTGCCTTCACCATTTATTCCAATGTTCATAATCTCACTACTGGAGAAATCTGGTTGTACTATGCGTGGAATTACAATAATCCATACAAAACATCATTTAAAGAGATGACTCAACTGGGTGATACCACCATTTTGTTTCGAGACTTATTTCCTGAGCAACCTGTCGTGCAAGCCTACAATAAGTACAAATCGTATGGTTTCAAATCAGGTTTAGACGTTTTGAAAAACATTAAAAATTTAGCATTAAGAAAGGAAAAGCTTAAACTGATTTCGCTTGATGCCCTTTTTTTATTTGATTTTCTTCTACAATCTGGTAGAATAGAAACGACTGATGATGATGATCTCATTTCTGAAATTATTGATGCTTCCGATGATACGGAATTACTCATGTTAATAACGAATCAAAAAGTATCTCAACACAACAAAGAAATGGCAAGGAAAAAGTTGGAAAGCATAC
- a CDS encoding DUF1330 domain-containing protein: MRKYMDASPEAGKEFYQHFHNKGKVVMLNLLKFRATADYTNLEALKPAEEISGEEAYQLYMKSTLPELEKAGSRVIYYGKSKSFLIGPDTEKWDAVLLVEHESVSRFMEFAQNGDYLKNAGHRTAALEDSRLLPTNEMSFT, encoded by the coding sequence ATGCGCAAATACATGGACGCAAGCCCTGAAGCGGGTAAGGAATTTTATCAACATTTTCACAACAAAGGAAAGGTAGTGATGCTGAACTTACTGAAGTTTAGAGCCACGGCTGACTATACCAACTTGGAGGCATTGAAGCCCGCAGAGGAAATCAGCGGAGAAGAAGCGTACCAATTATACATGAAGAGCACACTGCCCGAATTAGAAAAGGCCGGAAGCCGGGTAATCTATTATGGCAAGAGCAAAAGCTTTCTCATTGGGCCCGATACTGAAAAATGGGATGCTGTATTGTTGGTAGAGCACGAGTCTGTTTCGAGGTTTATGGAATTTGCACAGAATGGAGATTATCTGAAAAACGCGGGGCATCGTACTGCGGCATTGGAGGATTCGAGGTTGCTGCCGACCAATGAAATGAGCTTTACCTGA
- a CDS encoding toll/interleukin-1 receptor domain-containing protein produces MRKKLFISYSDFDKEKIELIISELENHNTFEPLVIASNREALKPLVKKVTDGIESSFVIIPILTAKSISTQWINQEIGYSIAIKKSVKPIVEHQIIKSLKGFIHKQVDLPYSYESQDEKEIENTNFLKAFRDLVSDLESEEEPSGKQESKNPFDETLERVERLKTKRDFERKRQSFLESTEAVEKSEEEVLRMFDLIKQRLHQLREKGVNFGTEEDPNQPSFVFRSNGFSCSFYWVIAYSNSTSDAKLWVKYWKGHFTSNNQAIFYPGNEPQENKAQTFALDVDEDFNFIWRINTSKLKTEEIVNDAFNWIFDRIGEKGLN; encoded by the coding sequence ATGAGAAAGAAACTCTTCATTAGTTATTCTGATTTCGACAAAGAAAAAATTGAACTGATTATATCCGAATTGGAAAATCATAACACCTTCGAACCACTTGTTATTGCTTCAAACCGAGAAGCTCTTAAACCTCTGGTGAAAAAGGTGACTGATGGAATAGAAAGTAGTTTTGTAATCATCCCAATCTTAACTGCTAAGTCAATCTCAACTCAGTGGATTAATCAAGAAATCGGTTATTCAATAGCGATAAAGAAAAGTGTAAAACCAATTGTTGAACATCAGATTATCAAGTCGTTAAAGGGATTCATACATAAGCAAGTTGACCTCCCATATAGTTATGAATCTCAGGATGAAAAGGAAATCGAGAATACTAACTTTTTAAAAGCATTTAGAGATTTAGTGTCTGATCTTGAATCCGAGGAAGAACCCTCAGGAAAGCAAGAATCGAAGAATCCATTTGACGAAACGTTAGAGAGAGTTGAAAGGCTAAAAACAAAAAGAGACTTTGAAAGAAAACGTCAAAGCTTTCTTGAATCGACTGAAGCTGTTGAGAAATCCGAAGAGGAAGTTCTAAGAATGTTTGACCTGATCAAACAAAGATTGCATCAGCTTAGGGAAAAAGGTGTGAACTTTGGAACTGAGGAAGACCCAAATCAACCATCTTTTGTATTTAGGTCGAATGGTTTTAGTTGTAGTTTTTATTGGGTGATAGCTTATAGCAATTCAACATCAGATGCTAAATTATGGGTTAAGTATTGGAAGGGACATTTCACTTCTAATAATCAGGCGATATTCTACCCTGGGAATGAACCTCAAGAAAATAAGGCCCAGACATTTGCTTTAGACGTTGATGAGGATTTCAACTTTATCTGGCGAATCAACACATCTAAACTAAAAACTGAAGAAATCGTCAACGACGCATTTAACTGGATTTTTGACAGAATAGGAGAAAAAGGGCTGAACTAA